The Sporocytophaga myxococcoides genome contains a region encoding:
- a CDS encoding glycoside hydrolase family 108 protein: MASFSKAIDIVLDHEKGYQNNPKDNGNFVCGVNVGTNFGISAPVLKDWLGRCPTAAEMKNLSRETAIKIYHTKYWVPIKGDEIKNQSFANALFDTHVNQGNGGMKSILQKAFTELSITVKPTFPINSDTVSAINKANQEKLFEAFKKFREQRYLANSDSSFISGWLSRSESFEFIKNNKGKIFIFIAAIAVLILSYYFFIVRKSKLNIVDHFLKQ, encoded by the coding sequence ATGGCTAGTTTTTCTAAAGCAATAGACATTGTTCTTGATCATGAAAAGGGTTATCAGAATAATCCAAAAGACAACGGTAACTTTGTTTGTGGTGTTAATGTAGGGACAAACTTCGGCATCTCTGCTCCTGTTTTAAAAGACTGGTTAGGCCGTTGTCCTACAGCTGCAGAAATGAAAAATCTCAGTCGAGAAACTGCTATCAAGATTTATCATACAAAGTATTGGGTTCCGATAAAAGGCGATGAAATTAAAAATCAAAGCTTTGCTAATGCGTTATTTGATACTCATGTAAATCAAGGTAATGGGGGAATGAAAAGTATTCTTCAAAAGGCATTCACAGAGCTTTCTATCACTGTTAAACCTACATTCCCTATAAACTCAGATACTGTATCGGCAATAAATAAAGCCAATCAGGAGAAGCTTTTCGAGGCTTTTAAAAAATTCAGAGAGCAAAGGTATTTGGCAAATTCTGATTCTTCTTTTATCTCCGGATGGCTGTCCCGAAGCGAATCTTTTGAATTTATAAAAAACAACAAAGGAAAGATTTTCATATTCATTGCAGCGATAGCAGTATTGATATTATCATATTATTTTTTCATTGTAAGGAAAAGTAAATTGAATATCGTTGATCATTTTTTAAAACAGTAA